The following coding sequences lie in one Crassostrea angulata isolate pt1a10 chromosome 10, ASM2561291v2, whole genome shotgun sequence genomic window:
- the LOC128165034 gene encoding uncharacterized protein LOC128165034 isoform X1, which yields MRPSSTFVSFSNVCFVMEVDEVGDDDWYDHLLVHQPAGILYEIFKHLDWMDLCSLAQTCTKFRDLIKRATIWMQMKTLDFTECLLPLADRILKIIKRCPNAEYIKVGAMVLENSTLDHFLASVFGCCQHLKKIFIDTDSVDNETIEVLHEKGDNLEYLSVNLWDKHLDSHHLTQVLALGRLKELNIQQCRSNIFVHRVEDNPTYNIRKLVLNYSSLQEGNVREILRSCVHLEYLDLQYSVSKFSTNNLPVKSGLNTLKVLNLGHNYLQSLETEQPFPSLETLNLDMCQMLEVVKVEAPLLLNFSCLCCDALNRLELSPCSINSIHLELEMLQTLHINSICLQEMELLSNKRLSCELLMAAIPHKDLLQVLSLDRCNGISASDLSEIMTEFPNLRELRLSVGEPKVPWNQAEVRSEKLRTLHFGGCNILPSLLVSAPALLSLHLQGCRDFEEAALFDGLLYGKKIERARGMECLWNRRVDQTIFENHSGVENLQELYLTDMKGIKGTVLSSAITNFSFLSKLVLKHCNFLSQLPLSDCSSIEVLCIESCPKFSSLVISNCSNLHIVHVKYCSMMQQCNVVANQLTETDFTGTNFSHFNLSSAELQHLTLQGVCTRETNTLNLSCPSLESLDIQKCDMLSEETVKEIFTSCPKLTSLTILGGHQIRSLEIPRLLEVLSLTGLRKLQHIRGTQPNKLYHLTLNNLPKFTPDLRMELLKWCEETLEVLEVRAIPGEVELSLHLSRLKSLTLDQGIHLSKLYIKCPKLSALRVQGCPKLSFLEIDMETLSQIQIHHSARLMGLRHMSINIPSIRHLSTILSYYAPNLKTLTIEKSWISKEEIVKLGRCLSCLEVILVKNCAGENFCEETFDPAFLGRTNKVPLRLEQI from the exons ATGCGACCAAGTTCTACTTTCGTTTCATTTTCCAACGTTTGTTTTGTTATGGAAGTTGATGAGGTTGGCGATGATGATTG GTATGATCATTTATTGGTTCACCAACCAGCTGGgattttgtatgaaatatttaaacactTGGACTGGATGGACCTATGCAGCTTGGCTCAGACATGCACAAAATTCAGAGATCTCATCAAAAGAGCCACAATATG GATGCAGATGAAAACATTAGATTTTACAGAATGTCTTTTGCCATTGGCTGATAGAATCCTGAAAATCATTAAGCGTTGTCCTAATGCTG AGTATATCAAAGTTGGAGCAATGGTTTTAGAAAATTCCACTTTGGATCATTTTCTTGCATCAGTTTTTGGATGTTGCCAGCACTTGAAAAAGATATTCATTGATACAGACTCAGTAGACAATGAGACTA TTGAAGTCTTGCATGAGAAGGGAGATAACTTGGAATATTTGTCTGTAAATCTTTGGGACAAGCACCTTGACAGCCATCACTTGACACAAGTGTTAGCCCTTGGACGCTTGAAAGAACTCAATATTCAACA GTGCAGATCAAACATTTTTGTCCACAGAGTAGAAGACAATCCAACATATAACATCAGAAAACTTGT ATTGAATTATTCAAGTCTGCAAGAAGGAAATGTCAGAGAAATTTTACGCTCATGTGTTCATTTAGAATACTTGGATCTGCAATATTCAGTTTCAAAATTCTCAACAAATAATTTACCT GTTAAAAGTGGATTAAACAccttaaaagtgttaaatttagGACATAACT ATTTACAAAGTCTTGAGACAGAACAACCATTTCCTAGTCTAGAGACTTTAAACCTTGATATGTGCCAAATGTTAGAAGTTGTTAAAGTAGAAGCGCCTCTTT TGCTCAACTTCTCCTGCCTTTGCTGTGATGCCTTGAATAGACTAGAGTTGTCCCCATGCAGCATTAATTCTATACATCTTGAATTGGAAATGCTGCAGACTTTACACATCAACAGCATATGTTTACAAGAAATGGAGCTTTTAAGTAACAAACG gtTGTCTTGTGAGTTGTTAATGGCAGCCATTCCACACAAAGACCTATTGCAAGTGTTATCTCTGGACAGATGTAATGGAATATCAGCAAGTGATCTCAGTGAAATAATGACTGAA ttCCCAAACCTGAGAGAGCTGAGGCTGAGTGTGGGTGAACCAAAGGTCCCCTGGAATCAGGCTGAAGTCAGATCGGAAAAACTAAGAACCCTGCATTTTGGT GGCTGCAACATTCTGCCTAGTCTTTTGGTCAGTGCTCCAGCTCTCCTCTCTCTGCACCTACAGGGCTGTAGAGATTTTGAGGAGGCTGCTCTCTTTGATGGCCTGCTGTATGGCAAAAAA ATAGAGAGAGCAAGGGGTATGGAATGTCTTTGGAATCGGAGGGTGgatcaaacaatttttgaaaatcacaGTGGTGTTGAGAACTTGCAAGAACTGTACCTCACAGACATGAAGGGCATCAAAGGAACAGTTCTCTCATCTGCCATTACCAACTTTAGCTTCCTCTCTAAACTCGTTCTCAAACACTGCAACTTCTTATCAca actGCCTCTTTCAGACTGCTCCAGTATAGAAGTTCTATGTATAGAGAGCTGCCCCAAATTTTCATCTCTAGTTATTTCAAACTGTTCAAATCTACATATAGTTCATGTTAAG TACTGCAGTATGATGCAGCAATGCAATGTGGTAGCCAATCAGTTGACAGAGACTGATTTCACTGGGACCAACTTCTCCCATTTTAACCTTTCATCAGCAGAACTACAACATCTAACATTACAGGGGGTGTGTACAAGAGAAACCAACACTCTCAACCTCAG CTGTCCATCATTGGAATCCTTAGACATTCAGAAGTGTGACATGCTTTCAGAGGAGACAGTCAAGGAAATATTTACTTCTTGTCCAAAGCTGACGTCACTTACAATTCTTGGAGGTCACCAGATAAG GAGTCTAGAAATACCAAGGTTGCTTGAAGTTCTGAGTTTGACTGGGCTAAGAAAATTGCAACATATCAGAGGAACACAGCCAAATAAACTATATCACTTGACTTTGAATAATTTGCCAAAG TTTACCCCAGATCTGAGGATGGAGCTATTGAAATGGTGTGAAGAGACTCTGGAAGTCTTGGAGGTCAGAGCTATACCAGGGGAAGTTGAACTCTCCCTGCATCTCTCCCGTTTGAAGTCTCTGACTCTTGATCAGGGCATACATCTATCCAAACTAT ATATCAAGTGTCCAAAACTCTCAGCTTTAAGAGTACAG GGCTGTCCAAAATTGTCTTTCCTGGAAATAGACATGGAGACTCTGTCACAGATTCAGATTCACCACAGTGCTCGGCTCATGGGTCTGCGTCATATGAGCATCAACATTCCGTCCATAAGGCACCTCTCTACCATACTCTCCTAT TATGCCCCCAATCTTAAGACATTGACCATTGAAAAAAGTTGGATTTCAAAag AGGAAATTGTGAAACTTGGCAGGTGTCTTTCATGTTTAGAAGTTATACTGGTAAAGAACTGTGCTGGAGAAAATTTTTGTGAGGAAACATTCGATCCTGCCTTTCTCGGACGGACAAACAAAGTTCCACTGAGATTAGAACAAATTTAA
- the LOC128165048 gene encoding RING finger protein 11-like, whose product MGNCLKTPNNDDISLLRGSEGQDGPDNLGPPPPYQERQRPIERSRVPMYHPSPNVSRPANQLTEDEQIKIAKRMGLISHLPLGVYDGSSKKGKECAICMCDFVLGESLRFLPCMHIYHKDCIDDWLMRAFTCPSCMEPVDAALLSSYQSN is encoded by the exons ATGGGGAATTGTTTGAAAACACCCAATAATGACGACATCTCTCTTCTGCGTGGTAGCGAAGGTCAAGATGGACCAGACAACCTGGGCCCCCCTCCACCATATCAG GAAAGACAGAGGCCTATAGAGAGATCTCGAGTACCTATGTACCACCCCTCTCCAAATGTCAGTAGACCAGCAAACCAGCTGACAGAAGATGAACAGATCAAGATTGCAAAACGCATGGGACTCATCAGTCACCTCCCTCTAGGAGTTTACGATGGCAGTTCTAAAAAGGGCAAAGA gTGTGCAATATGTATGTGTGATTTTGTGTTAGGAGAATCTCTACGATTTTTACCGTGTATGCACATTTACCACAAAGACTGTATCGATGACTGGCTGATGAGGGCCTTCACGTGCCCTTCCTGTATGGAACCAGTCGATGCTGCCCTTCTCTCCTCCTACCAGTCCAACTGA
- the LOC128165034 gene encoding uncharacterized protein LOC128165034 isoform X2 — protein MIGMIIYWFTNQLGFCMKYLNTWTGWTYAAWLRHAQNSEISSKEPQYEYIKVGAMVLENSTLDHFLASVFGCCQHLKKIFIDTDSVDNETIEVLHEKGDNLEYLSVNLWDKHLDSHHLTQVLALGRLKELNIQQCRSNIFVHRVEDNPTYNIRKLVLNYSSLQEGNVREILRSCVHLEYLDLQYSVSKFSTNNLPVKSGLNTLKVLNLGHNYLQSLETEQPFPSLETLNLDMCQMLEVVKVEAPLLLNFSCLCCDALNRLELSPCSINSIHLELEMLQTLHINSICLQEMELLSNKRLSCELLMAAIPHKDLLQVLSLDRCNGISASDLSEIMTEFPNLRELRLSVGEPKVPWNQAEVRSEKLRTLHFGGCNILPSLLVSAPALLSLHLQGCRDFEEAALFDGLLYGKKIERARGMECLWNRRVDQTIFENHSGVENLQELYLTDMKGIKGTVLSSAITNFSFLSKLVLKHCNFLSQLPLSDCSSIEVLCIESCPKFSSLVISNCSNLHIVHVKYCSMMQQCNVVANQLTETDFTGTNFSHFNLSSAELQHLTLQGVCTRETNTLNLSCPSLESLDIQKCDMLSEETVKEIFTSCPKLTSLTILGGHQIRSLEIPRLLEVLSLTGLRKLQHIRGTQPNKLYHLTLNNLPKFTPDLRMELLKWCEETLEVLEVRAIPGEVELSLHLSRLKSLTLDQGIHLSKLYIKCPKLSALRVQGCPKLSFLEIDMETLSQIQIHHSARLMGLRHMSINIPSIRHLSTILSYYAPNLKTLTIEKSWISKEEIVKLGRCLSCLEVILVKNCAGENFCEETFDPAFLGRTNKVPLRLEQI, from the exons ATGATTG GTATGATCATTTATTGGTTCACCAACCAGCTGGgattttgtatgaaatatttaaacactTGGACTGGATGGACCTATGCAGCTTGGCTCAGACATGCACAAAATTCAGAGATCTCATCAAAAGAGCCACAATATG AGTATATCAAAGTTGGAGCAATGGTTTTAGAAAATTCCACTTTGGATCATTTTCTTGCATCAGTTTTTGGATGTTGCCAGCACTTGAAAAAGATATTCATTGATACAGACTCAGTAGACAATGAGACTA TTGAAGTCTTGCATGAGAAGGGAGATAACTTGGAATATTTGTCTGTAAATCTTTGGGACAAGCACCTTGACAGCCATCACTTGACACAAGTGTTAGCCCTTGGACGCTTGAAAGAACTCAATATTCAACA GTGCAGATCAAACATTTTTGTCCACAGAGTAGAAGACAATCCAACATATAACATCAGAAAACTTGT ATTGAATTATTCAAGTCTGCAAGAAGGAAATGTCAGAGAAATTTTACGCTCATGTGTTCATTTAGAATACTTGGATCTGCAATATTCAGTTTCAAAATTCTCAACAAATAATTTACCT GTTAAAAGTGGATTAAACAccttaaaagtgttaaatttagGACATAACT ATTTACAAAGTCTTGAGACAGAACAACCATTTCCTAGTCTAGAGACTTTAAACCTTGATATGTGCCAAATGTTAGAAGTTGTTAAAGTAGAAGCGCCTCTTT TGCTCAACTTCTCCTGCCTTTGCTGTGATGCCTTGAATAGACTAGAGTTGTCCCCATGCAGCATTAATTCTATACATCTTGAATTGGAAATGCTGCAGACTTTACACATCAACAGCATATGTTTACAAGAAATGGAGCTTTTAAGTAACAAACG gtTGTCTTGTGAGTTGTTAATGGCAGCCATTCCACACAAAGACCTATTGCAAGTGTTATCTCTGGACAGATGTAATGGAATATCAGCAAGTGATCTCAGTGAAATAATGACTGAA ttCCCAAACCTGAGAGAGCTGAGGCTGAGTGTGGGTGAACCAAAGGTCCCCTGGAATCAGGCTGAAGTCAGATCGGAAAAACTAAGAACCCTGCATTTTGGT GGCTGCAACATTCTGCCTAGTCTTTTGGTCAGTGCTCCAGCTCTCCTCTCTCTGCACCTACAGGGCTGTAGAGATTTTGAGGAGGCTGCTCTCTTTGATGGCCTGCTGTATGGCAAAAAA ATAGAGAGAGCAAGGGGTATGGAATGTCTTTGGAATCGGAGGGTGgatcaaacaatttttgaaaatcacaGTGGTGTTGAGAACTTGCAAGAACTGTACCTCACAGACATGAAGGGCATCAAAGGAACAGTTCTCTCATCTGCCATTACCAACTTTAGCTTCCTCTCTAAACTCGTTCTCAAACACTGCAACTTCTTATCAca actGCCTCTTTCAGACTGCTCCAGTATAGAAGTTCTATGTATAGAGAGCTGCCCCAAATTTTCATCTCTAGTTATTTCAAACTGTTCAAATCTACATATAGTTCATGTTAAG TACTGCAGTATGATGCAGCAATGCAATGTGGTAGCCAATCAGTTGACAGAGACTGATTTCACTGGGACCAACTTCTCCCATTTTAACCTTTCATCAGCAGAACTACAACATCTAACATTACAGGGGGTGTGTACAAGAGAAACCAACACTCTCAACCTCAG CTGTCCATCATTGGAATCCTTAGACATTCAGAAGTGTGACATGCTTTCAGAGGAGACAGTCAAGGAAATATTTACTTCTTGTCCAAAGCTGACGTCACTTACAATTCTTGGAGGTCACCAGATAAG GAGTCTAGAAATACCAAGGTTGCTTGAAGTTCTGAGTTTGACTGGGCTAAGAAAATTGCAACATATCAGAGGAACACAGCCAAATAAACTATATCACTTGACTTTGAATAATTTGCCAAAG TTTACCCCAGATCTGAGGATGGAGCTATTGAAATGGTGTGAAGAGACTCTGGAAGTCTTGGAGGTCAGAGCTATACCAGGGGAAGTTGAACTCTCCCTGCATCTCTCCCGTTTGAAGTCTCTGACTCTTGATCAGGGCATACATCTATCCAAACTAT ATATCAAGTGTCCAAAACTCTCAGCTTTAAGAGTACAG GGCTGTCCAAAATTGTCTTTCCTGGAAATAGACATGGAGACTCTGTCACAGATTCAGATTCACCACAGTGCTCGGCTCATGGGTCTGCGTCATATGAGCATCAACATTCCGTCCATAAGGCACCTCTCTACCATACTCTCCTAT TATGCCCCCAATCTTAAGACATTGACCATTGAAAAAAGTTGGATTTCAAAag AGGAAATTGTGAAACTTGGCAGGTGTCTTTCATGTTTAGAAGTTATACTGGTAAAGAACTGTGCTGGAGAAAATTTTTGTGAGGAAACATTCGATCCTGCCTTTCTCGGACGGACAAACAAAGTTCCACTGAGATTAGAACAAATTTAA